A region of the Nicotiana tabacum cultivar K326 unplaced genomic scaffold, ASM71507v2 Un00002, whole genome shotgun sequence genome:
agtagcctctctccagaagcagaagcagaaataATTTTGACTATTAAGCAAATCTTTTCATGTCATTATTTGtatcaaacacaaattattgttcaaaagtgtttttcaaattgattagccaaacacaaattgcttttctccaaaagtatttttttgaaaagcacttttaaaaaaaatacttctcaaaataagctgatttttcgAGTTTCGTGAAACATGCTAATAAATTCCCTCAAATCTCAACCAAACATTATATACTATCTCCTAACACCCAAACCAAACGGCCCCTAATTAGTAATTTCAAATATATAGTACTTATTACTTTCTGAAACGAAAAAAAGATATTGATGCCATTTGTGATTCGGGCTTAATGAACCATTATACACTACCCGACGGGAAATCGGGTTTTTGGGAGGTCCGCTTAACAATGGCGGATTTACTTCTCTCCTTTCACTTGTCGGAACACTACCAAATAATAAATCCCTCCTCAAACattaaactcaaaccctaaccctaattGTGAAAAAATCAACTCACAAATTATAGTTAATAGATCAACGAGATGGAAACTCACATGGCTCACCATCTGTTTGAGAGACGCCCCATATACAAGTCCAAAGCTCCTGCTGCCAAATGGTTCAAAGAATGGTAaggaaacaaaagtttaaaataaaTCTCAATTTCGCATTAATCACTTGTTCAATCATACTTTTAATTTGTATCTGTTAAAAATTCTAGCTCCTTTGTTGTACCATATCTAGCCGGTCCTTGCCTGCGCAAGCAATAATAACTACGAATTGAATTcggtttttgtttttttctttctaattataATTAGATGTTATAACTTCATCTTGTATCTAATTGGGTTTGATTTCAGTCTGGTGGTGCATTATTGGGGGAAATAGTTATAAGTAGCTTTGTGATTAACCAAGGATATAtcaaatcaatcaatcaactaagcCTCAATGTCAAATTAGTCAATCCCGACTGTTTAAATCATTTATATGCATTCAACTCTATCCAAAGAATTCATCATGGTTGAACTGGCTATCCTTTATGAAGCTCACATAGGGAATGTCAATTgtcagaaaaaggtaaagatgCTAAAAGGGAAGTCTTTGTGGTGAAAAGAAAAATGATGTGATTCAGTATGAATCAGTTGTATTGTTACCTTGAATTTGCAACTTCTTTACTTGGAACTTTTTGTTAGAAGGTAAGAACCTATAATTCATAATTCGTACGTTAAAAGCTGCAATAGAGACCACAGGACAAATTGGTTTCTTTAGCTCCAAGCAAACTTGTCAGTTCACAATCATGTCAGGGAGGACTGGAGGAGGACTACAAATTATAAATCTAGAAAATCACCTTCGACTATGCTTCTTATATTGCTAACGTTCTAAAACATGCATGAACTTTTAGTAGTTCAGACACGTGTTTGATTTCATTTAACCTGTCCTTTAATTATCTCAGAGGATCAGTCACTAGTCACTGAGTTGGGTGAGAAGAGTGTTTTTAGCCATGCGATTTCATTATAGTTCATACTGTGTTTTAATTCTTTTACTATTATCATTTTTCCCAGGGTCCCGCAAGATGTCGTAGCAACTGGTGGGAAGTGCTACCTCTTAAAGTGGGTGAATGGTTGGTTCAATTCTGAAAGCTCCTATACATCTTTCTTATAGTTTTATGTTGGTTCActttatattctttatttttctGGATCTTTGCAGGATTATTAACTGCTTTTTTCGTCATATGCTGTGGCTTTTAGGTTGTACATTGAGTTTGACCTTATATTTCTCCCTGTCTACTTTGTTTATCAGAGGCCACATTAAAAGCTCTGAAGGAGAAGCCCAAAGAGCCAGAAGTACCCGTGCCAGAGCCGGAGCCAACTACTGAAGTTCTTTTCCTTTGTAGCTATGATGGTTGTGGAAAGACATTTATTGATGCCGGGGCGTTGAGGAAGCATTCTCACATCCACGGGGAGAGGCAGTATGTATGTCACTATGAGGGCTGCGGAAAGGTAAGAGTTTATTGTCTTTGCATTAAGACTGCACTATATGCTTGGTCATttcattttatgatttttttctttttgcaaagaGCATCTCATTGTATTGctcttttttctattttacttATTTTGCTTTCATGACATTGTCCTCTGGTAGGGTTGAGTGGGGGAAAGAGATGGAACATGGAATTCATTCCTTGTCGCAACTATATTACCGTTTTATATGTACTGTTCCTTTTAGAAGTCCGTAGTTCATATGGGGACTCTGTTTCTCGATGGATACCATATGTTCTCCTTGAACTCATTAGATATTTTCGTAATGAGTTGGTTGGCAGAGGAGTTTATTGAAGTTGTATTATAGGAGTGTATTGTTTCATTTACAATTGAACCTTCTTCAACCATTTTGAGCCTCAGATTCAGTGTGTGCTAATCATGGGTAGATTGGATTTGTAGTTTGTCATACTGTTTAGGATCAACTTAATCTTCTGTCTTGAGGAGAAAAAAATCCATCTTATTTCTATGATATGCAAGTTCAAGCATATGGTTCCTTCATTTATTTCTTGTGTTTTTTTCCTGTGAGTCCATTTGGGCTAGTTGTACAGGTCTTCAATTGTATCTCATCTTCTTTTTGCAGAAATTTTTGGATAGTTCCAAGCTAAAACGGCACTTTCTTATTCACACTGGGGAAAGAGACTATGTATGTCCACATGAAGGCTGTGGCAAGGTAATAAATCATCAGCTATCAAATAGTTCTTCCTGTTTATGCTTTCCCTTTACCCTATCCAGGGCCTCTCCCTCTTACCcaccaaaagaaataaaacaaagaaaaaaaggtgACAAGAAGCGAAAAAGTGCGCCAGCTGGCCCTCAGGGATTTCTTGGTTATCAGGAAAAAGTGTTTCCAAATTCTCTGTTACTGTGGGAATTCTATGTTGTTTCTTGTTTCTTTCGGGATATACGTCCAGGAACACAGACATGCTTGCATGTATATGGCGCATGTACACTACTATTGTTTTAGATAGCTTGTCGTAATTATTGTGCTTCGATTTTACCGATTTCCTTTGAAACCAATGCAGGCATTCTCACTGGATTTTAACTTAAGATCACATATGAAAACACACTCCCAGGAGAACTATCATATCTGCCCGTATCCAGAATGTGGAAAGCGATATGCACATGAGTACAAGCTTAAAAATCATATTGCATCTAGTCACCAGAAGGTTTGCAATTTCTCTACCGCCCTTGTTTTGACCATGAAATACTAATACGTACTTTATAATTTctcaatttttcctctttgatCACAAACAAGGTGACACGTGTCCTAAATGTATCATCAATAACCACCACCTGTTTTGTCCCAACTATTTTGGATTCTTAACATTTTTTGGTTAATTCCTCTCTGTAAACCAGTCTGTACTTTGGGTAATGtacacaaataaaataattatttcacATGCACATGTAATACTTTTTGAATACATATTTCttataagtttttcttttttcataatTTGCAATGCTTttgggcgggggggggggggggggcacttTTGCTCCTTGTTGGTATTTTCATATGTTTCAGATTAACCGCCACCCCTCCCTGCCCCATGTTCGCCCTTCATTTCCTCGTCAAACATCTTTAAAGGGAAAATACTCTTCTCAATGTGTAATCTTTTTCGTAATATGAATGTGTAGATGGAACTTTGGTGTCCTGTCAATGGTTGGCTTTACGGCCACTGTAAGCATACTGACCGTACTTATCAGAAAAGACAATAGTTTTGCATGAATTTATGTCCTGTATCCCCCTGTGCGTCACTAAGTAGGTCCCAATttgaagtttgacttttatgctGACAGTTTCCTCTAATGATTTAGTAGATGTTTAAGCTAACATTTTCCTAAAGAAATGCCAATGTGGATGCACCTTTCTTTGCATCTTCTAAAGTAGCACTTGAAGCAGGATTCGACTATCGATTTTAAATCTTTTCATTTTGTAGAACTCTACCCCAGATGCTCCAAAGTATACCCCACCGGTGGAGAAGCCAATGAAAACACCAAAATCTTCTTCAGCAGCATATGCCTCATCATCATCTGACCGCCCATATAGCTGTCCGTACGAAGGGTGTGACAAATCTTACATCCATGAATACAAGCTGAATCTTCATTTAAGGAACATGCACCCTGGTCATTTTCCAGAGGATAATGCCAAAAATGCTCAATCTAATGCTGACAATGAGATGGATGAAGGCAGTGATCAAGATGCATATGCTGCAAAACGTGGAAACGGAAAAATTCAGAAACAGAGCAGGCCAAAACCAAGCTTAAAGCAGCCAGCTTTAAAAGTTGCACGCAAAAGCTCTAGTGCTTCTCCAGCCAATATCAGTATAGCAGCGAAGAAGCCCTGGTCGGTTAAAGAAGAGAACTACCATGAAGAAGATAGTGAAGAAACAGAAGAGGAGCGGGATGATGTTGGGGACGGATGGAGGTACGGTGAAAACGATGACGACGACGACGAAGAGACTGAAGAAGATGAGTAGAGGCTCATTGATAGGTACTTCTGGGATAAATGGTTGTCACCGTCTAGAAAATGGGATGAGACCTTGTTATTACTGTACAATCCCTTTTGAGTTTTATGACGCATGAGGTTTCGGTATTTCCCACACCCTACCCTCTCTAATCCTCTCTCTCTCAGCATAGTACACACCGTGGAACTTGGAGCTTTTCGTTATTGTTCAAGCTTCTTATTCATTCAATTGAAATATCCTATTTTATTACGTACAAATTTGACCATATCGAGGACTTCAGATCCATAAATTGTCATACAGTAATTCTAACAATACAAAGTATTCTTAAAATTCAATGTACATTTGAAGATGGTCAAAATGTAGTTTAGACATTATCAATGAAAGTTGCACCTAATGTCAATTTAGAAATAATAGTTAGAAAAGTGGTCATAAATACACATTTCAATAGCTGTAAATGCTGTGTACTAATTTGGCTACCAGTATTCGCAAATATTGAAAATTGACGAAATTTTAAAAATAGTCAGATGGAATAATGATTTTTTTTCAATAAACTGAAATTTATATGCAAACATACTGGAGtactagttttagtgtacgtgcATTACACGTGTGCATCACGTTAATCAGTGTAAATGTATACAAGAAGAAGAAATTGTTGAAAATAACAATTGATAAATCAAATATTAgtttaaatcataaaaataagAATCATTAAATTGACACAATAATTGTGAATTTAATATCTTCTGAATATGTAAAGATGATGAATTTAATTGAATTAGCTGTATAACATTTTGTGGTTAatagatattttattatttaaaatacaaATATATTATGTTATTATATCTCATCTAACATCTCTTTAAAAACTCtatatttataatattattatacaaaaaataattttttattaaataaaagagagtgcacaGTCTTTCAGTAGATACAAAATGGAGTATAAAAATTTTATGCGAATTATTACATGAATCAAtctgttttttatttttctggagaataaaatgatagaatctaattttaaaataaatattatatgttAAAAATATAAAGTTAAGCTACTTTTATAACAAAAGAGACAAAGTTTAAAAAGCGCTCTGAATTTTTCgttgtttctttttttcttttctcggGTTGGAGTCTAATATTAAAACCTTTCTGTTTGATAGTTAATGTCTTTTTAAGCATGGTGATGGAATTTGTTCTTTGTAACCTAATtatataagttttttttttttttttaatcaaagttCATTAAAATTATATGTAAGTTAAGTGGACCTCttcttgtaaaaataaaataaaaactttgtAGTTATTTTAACGTTCCAAATATATAAGTttatcaaaatattaaaataataattgtaGTTATAATATTAAATAGTATGGTTGTAgctcgatttatttttaaaattaatattatcaTGTTAATTTAAACTTATAGAAATTTATACTTAGAATTAAAATTAACTCGTAAAAAGTCAAAACGAAAAAGAACATGCATTGATGATTTCCAATAATTTTTAGGTATTCTATTATAAGTAATATTTGGGGAAAGAATCTAAGAACATGAAAAATTTTAAGTGCCACgtattaaattccaaaaaaaattaaGTCCATGCATAAGGACataaaagttggtcaaataaggaaaaatattatataaaacaaaatttatattaaatttaaagTCCTGAATATTAAGAATTTTTACATGAtccaaataagaaaaaatttaataagtAAAATATTAGTTGATTTTTAAGTActaaatattgaaaaaataatcaaatgactattataCATGTACATGACCGCTTCCTAAAATGGTTTTCTTAAAGTCAGTCTCACGCTTTGAGTGACAATATTAGACCCAGCACGAAACTCGCTTCCCTCTTCTTCATCAGTCCGTCACTATACACCACAAAGAGGAATTAAGAAAAAACTAAGTAGAATTTGCACAAAAGAGTTTGATTTTTAAACACCACCTTCGGGCAGGTATAAATCCACTGTAAAATCTCTGTTCTTTCTATTTTCACTCCTCTGTTACTTTTATTGCTAAGATTCTTGATGACCCTTTTcgaatttttgataaaaagctTAGGTTTGAGAATGAATAAAGGAGGGGTTGGTGGTGGAAGTGGTGGAGGGGGCGGACCTACTGCCGCGGCGGCGGCGGCCGCAGCTCAAAAGCAGAAAAGCTTGCTTCAGAGAGTGGATGCTGATATTGGCAATATTGTTGACAATTTTAGCTTCCTTGTTAACGTTGCACGGGTACATATCtccatttccttcaccttctccCTTTTCACATGTATACACACTGAAAAACAGATCCAAGATTTTTAAACCAGCGGGGGTACCAAATAGAGATAGCCCATTATCCCAATGTGACAATGGGTGTAGgttttttcaactgtttatattcTGAGTTTATGGCCTAAAATCTGTACCATCACTGTATACTCATGGTCTAAAATTAACCTCAGGTTGGAATACACACACCCAAAATTGGAAGATATAGATCAAGAATCTATTACTAACATATATATGAATCTCAATCCTGGAAATATAGcaccccactttcctttactaccCTGGACTTCGATACATTTAGAAATAATGAAGAATAATTAAGTTTTTAGCATTAGAATTTCACACTTGTACAAGTCCGTTCGTCGGGGGACAAAGGCAAAAACAAGACTTTTTTCCTAATGGAGGGATAATATTAGACCAAAAGTTTAACGGAAGGCAAAGTTTCTCTTTCGAATAGTACAGTAGCAAATTTGATCCTTTCCTTTCTTATTATTACTTCCTTGCAGAATCTTAAATAGATGTTCGCCCGAAGAAAAGTCAAatgatttttaaaatttgttcTTTTTTAGATATGATCTTCGTGAACGATTAATGGGTTAACCTTTGAGATGGTATGGattggagaaaaggaaaaaagtgtACAGCAATTTCCGTCTTGAACACTTCTTTTGCTGCTTATTTGTTAGATTGCGGCTCTAGATGCCATTATGCTAGATTCAAACTGTTAAAGTGAAATTAGGAGATATATTTGTTTATCTTCTTGCAGATGATTAATGCATTTGTTTTTCACTTGATGACAACTGCTTATAATAGGTCAATGATCCACCTGTCAGAAACTCGCAAGAAGCATTTATGATGGAGATGCGTGCATCTCGAATGGTGAGGATTTTTTCTTCTCAGTTGTACATAGCTCTGATGTTCAATGAGATGTACATCTCAAATTACATGTGAATGTGCATATAAAAAGAATACACTTTGTATTAGCAAATCGACAATATTCATTGCAGGAAAAGTGGCCTACTGACCTGAATTTACATATTGCAAAAACTTTATCTTTTGGTGCTCTTTTATTGAAATATGGCTGAACAGCGGAAACAAAGGCCATCACCATGTTAAAATGGTTCTGTGATTTATGGTGTTTTACTCATTATCCACTTCTTGTTATACCACATATACTTAGAATTCTCAAACTGGCAAAGAACCTAGGTCTTTGTGTTTTTTAAACGGAATCTCCACTTTTGAGTAAAGAATTTAGGTTAAAGTCTCTCTGTCTCTTCTCAATTCTCATAGCTTCGGTGCATTTTTTGTGAGTGCTAGTCAGCTATCATCATTGAACAGCTTGTTCTCCTCTACGTTTCTGCATCAAGTAAGACTTGATGTGGTTTTATCCTTTTTGAGTTGATGCAAAGACCAAATTCACCAAGATGCATAGATTTTAATCTATTGAATTATGCTCCTCTTTCATTACTGTCTCTGTTGCTTTAATGCTGCGACTATGTTGGCTTGAGTcgggggtctatcggaaatagcctctctacctgcacaaggtaggggtaagattgcgtacacactaccctccccagaccccacttgtgggattacagtGGGTTTGTTGTTGCTTTATGCTTGAATCAAAGCTGCTTTCAAAAACAGATTCTCCTATTCTTATATGCCTTTTTCTATCTCATATAGTAATTGTATTGGATGCGTAAACAACAGGTCCAAGCAGCTGACACACTGCTTAAGTTGGTGTCAGAGTTGAAGCAAACAGCTATATTTTCAGGATTTGCATCTCTAAATGATCATGTGGAGCAGAGAACAGAAGAATTTACTGAACAGGTTGAGAAAACAGAATGCATGTTATCTAGAATTGGAGAGGAAGCAGCTGCTAgccttaaggagcttgaatcacATTATTATTCTTCTGCAGAAAGAACCAGTAGTCTGCCTTCTTACAGCCAAGAAACAATGCCCTGAAAATGGCTCTACCACCATTTATACTTTCCCTTCGATCTGTCCTTTCTCTATTTCCGCTCCCGCTCTATCGGCTGGGGATAATGTGGCAAGAACTTCAGCTGTTGGCCCCCGTCCTCTTGCTAAGTATATTTGTCTTCCTTGAAGGTGTACGTACCATGAGGTTATTGGACAAACGATCTCTAATGATGAGAAATTCAGTTTGTTTCCAACTTACTATTACTCCAAAACCTTTCAGTTGTATTTGTTATTATCCGTCGACTGCATTCTATTCTAAGGAAAATTAGGGGTACCAATTATAGTGGAGGGAGCATAGTTCAAACTTTTACAGCTACTCTTTTGCCTCTAGGCTTCTACATAAAGTAAATCCAAAGATAGGTATTAGTTATCCCAGGATTGTTATCCCACCTTCTTATagggataaaaataatactaaattATGGTATAATTGATTTCATAATTAGTTATACAACTATTTTGCCTCTATGTCTTTTAAAGGCAGGGTACACTTTACGCTCCCCGACCCTACTTGTGGGAATACACCGGATATGTTGTTATAGTTATACTGTTATTTTATCTCAATCAAATGTGGGATCAACTCATTTCAAATTTAATTTCGAGATTAATTATCCCTTATTTTTTGTACCAGACGAGCCCTTAGAGAATCTCTTTTTTGCCTTACCTCAAACCGGAGAACTCTTCCCTTCAAAGATGATTGTTACCTCCGGTCAGAGGCTGAGCCTCTCCGCCTCTTTTTTGCCCTAACAAGCAAGCCGGAGAACTCTTCCCTTCAAAGATGATTGTTTAACCTCCGGTCAGATGCGGAGCCTCTGCCTCTGTGCCTATTACGGGTTCGGATGAACCTAGTAGCTTTGATTCAAATTATGTATTTGtcctaaaataattattaaatatatataaattattaatttagaacccaataacttaaaagaATTAGAATTCCGAACCTATAAACTTGAAATATTAGCTCCGCTTCTGCCGCCAATATTGCACTTCGTTGTGGTAATTACATATTACGTTATCCAAATATATTTCAAAGGTCAGATTTCCAAAATTGATCGCTCTTGCCTCTTGGGCTCTACTACCATATTCTTGCA
Encoded here:
- the LOC107771519 gene encoding zinc finger transcription factor YY1, with protein sequence METHMAHHLFERRPIYKSKAPAAKWFKEWVPQDVVATGGKCYLLKWVNEATLKALKEKPKEPEVPVPEPEPTTEVLFLCSYDGCGKTFIDAGALRKHSHIHGERQYVCHYEGCGKKFLDSSKLKRHFLIHTGERDYVCPHEGCGKAFSLDFNLRSHMKTHSQENYHICPYPECGKRYAHEYKLKNHIASSHQKNSTPDAPKYTPPVEKPMKTPKSSSAAYASSSSDRPYSCPYEGCDKSYIHEYKLNLHLRNMHPGHFPEDNAKNAQSNADNEMDEGSDQDAYAAKRGNGKIQKQSRPKPSLKQPALKVARKSSSASPANISIAAKKPWSVKEENYHEEDSEETEEERDDVGDGWRYGENDDDDDEETEEDE
- the LOC107771518 gene encoding mediator of RNA polymerase II transcription subunit 22a; this translates as MNKGGVGGGSGGGGGPTAAAAAAAAQKQKSLLQRVDADIGNIVDNFSFLVNVARVNDPPVRNSQEAFMMEMRASRMVQAADTLLKLVSELKQTAIFSGFASLNDHVEQRTEEFTEQVEKTECMLSRIGEEAAASLKELESHYYSSAERTSSLPSYSQETMP